A single window of Treponema denticola ATCC 35405 DNA harbors:
- the citD gene encoding citrate lyase acyl carrier protein: MQIKREAVCGTLQSNDCLVRIVPSEKLELDLKSSVLNEFGAQIKKTVQEVLDEFEVKNAKLFIEDKGALDCTIKARVETALRRANEK; this comes from the coding sequence ATGCAAATAAAACGAGAAGCGGTTTGCGGAACACTCCAATCAAATGATTGCCTTGTCCGTATTGTTCCTTCCGAAAAACTTGAACTTGACTTAAAAAGCTCTGTTTTAAACGAATTCGGTGCACAGATTAAAAAAACGGTGCAGGAAGTATTGGATGAGTTTGAAGTAAAAAATGCCAAACTCTTTATCGAAGACAAGGGCGCCTTAGATTGTACAATCAAGGCCCGTGTAGAAACAGCATTGAGGCGCGCAAATGAAAAATAG
- a CDS encoding BrnT family toxin has protein sequence MIFEWDEIKNETNIKKHDGISFKIAARVFLDSKRIEKYDEQHSTLEEQRWNAIGLVEDVLFVVFTERKNDIIRIISARKANQEEINEYYSNYDIR, from the coding sequence ATGATTTTTGAATGGGATGAGATCAAAAATGAAACTAACATAAAAAAGCATGACGGTATTTCATTCAAAATAGCTGCTCGTGTATTTCTTGACAGTAAGCGTATAGAAAAATATGATGAGCAGCATTCAACCCTTGAAGAACAGCGTTGGAATGCAATTGGTCTTGTTGAAGATGTGCTTTTTGTTGTGTTTACTGAAAGAAAAAATGATATAATTAGGATTATATCTGCACGAAAAGCAAATCAGGAGGAAATAAATGAATACTATAGTAACTATGACATTAGATGA
- a CDS encoding PH domain-containing protein produces the protein MKEQKSSFKMFFTIGLLLLIFLGIFVVIKTADASVEGELLKVKGIYGVSIPISEIREVKKLETLPSLGVRRVNGIGLGPIKIGYFRYNELGSVKLCILKNEAPYILVITDEQKILIGLGKGKNEELYNKLKDNL, from the coding sequence TTGAAAGAACAAAAAAGCAGTTTTAAAATGTTTTTTACAATAGGATTGCTGCTCTTAATTTTTCTCGGAATATTTGTTGTTATAAAAACTGCAGATGCGTCTGTAGAAGGCGAATTATTAAAAGTTAAAGGAATTTATGGTGTCAGCATACCGATTTCCGAAATCAGAGAGGTCAAAAAACTCGAAACTCTGCCTTCTTTAGGTGTAAGGCGGGTAAACGGCATAGGTCTGGGGCCGATTAAGATAGGCTATTTTAGGTATAATGAACTAGGCTCTGTAAAACTATGTATATTAAAAAATGAAGCTCCCTATATATTGGTTATAACCGATGAGCAAAAAATTCTTATAGGCCTAGGCAAGGGAAAAAATGAAGAGCTTTATAATAAGCTAAAAGACAATTTGTAA
- the polA gene encoding DNA polymerase I has protein sequence MKDTIYVLDAYGLIYRSYFAFISRPLTNSKGENVSAIFGFFKSLHSIFTEYNPKLFVTALDSLTPTFRHEMYKEYKATRDKTPDDLHAQIDKIEEILKTFKLPTVRCNGFEADDVIASIAALAEKEGRECVVISGDKDLMQLVSKTTTMLKPGKIKAWEGFDAENVKEEWGVYPDGMLDLLSLIGDSADNVPGIKGVGPKTAVKLLEEYKSLDGIYANTGNLKGALKTKIEEGKESAYFSKELIRLRFDVPVEKDLNAYSTSQMDYEAAARLFISEELPNIAKLYSEKIIAEKNAPSSKENLKQETGLFENSEQTSPEMLPQELGTGEEISLPQNKGDYKLVDEAEELFKIVDEALKQGLASYDCETTSEDPLNAEVCGFSLALKEGEAYYFPLKAPCPELGEEAPKLIAFKDAKKAVTKLFDSKMTLIMHNGKFDIQAALSSKLASGISANLFDTMIAAWLLDPARSSYGMDKLAESILGVKTIRFKDLVKQGQNFSDIPLKEACPYAAEDADITFRFYKKFLPLLKKNNLEKLFFDLEMPITKLLTEMEIKGIFLKGEELTAYSKELGKELEDCEKDIYRLVGHEFNIASPKQLQEVLFEERKLTPGKKTKTGYSTDTSVLENLASEDPVPAKILDYRALAKLKSTYTDTLPKMTDKNGRIHTSFIQTGTATGRLSSRDPNLQNIPIRGNEGRKIREAFQAEKGRVLISADYSQIELVILAHLSKDQNLVEAFNTGIDVHAKTASLIFAVDIKDVSQDMRRIAKTINFGVMYGMSAFRLASSLRIPRKRADEFIKAYFATYSGVSGFMANVCQEAEQRGYVETLMGRRRYLPAINSKNKVEKAGAERIAVNTPIQGTAADIVKLAMLEVDKALKKQKLDASILLQVHDELIIEAAESEREKVMSLVKEKMEGVIKLSVPLRVSIESGMSWGEFH, from the coding sequence ATGAAAGATACAATCTATGTTTTGGATGCCTACGGGCTTATTTACCGCTCTTATTTTGCCTTTATTTCAAGACCTCTTACAAACTCTAAGGGCGAAAATGTTTCGGCTATCTTCGGCTTTTTTAAAAGCCTTCATTCCATATTTACCGAATATAATCCTAAGCTCTTTGTTACTGCCCTCGATTCCCTTACACCTACTTTTAGGCATGAGATGTACAAAGAATACAAGGCTACAAGGGATAAAACGCCCGATGACCTCCATGCGCAAATCGACAAAATAGAAGAAATTTTAAAAACATTTAAATTGCCTACAGTCCGCTGTAACGGCTTTGAGGCCGATGATGTAATAGCTTCCATAGCCGCCCTTGCAGAAAAGGAAGGCAGGGAATGTGTGGTTATTTCGGGCGACAAGGATTTAATGCAGCTTGTTTCAAAAACCACGACAATGCTTAAACCGGGGAAGATTAAGGCTTGGGAGGGCTTCGATGCCGAAAATGTAAAAGAAGAATGGGGCGTTTATCCCGACGGAATGTTAGATCTTCTTTCCCTCATAGGCGACAGTGCCGACAATGTTCCCGGCATAAAGGGGGTCGGCCCGAAAACAGCCGTAAAACTCCTTGAAGAGTATAAAAGCCTCGACGGCATCTACGCAAATACAGGAAACTTAAAGGGGGCTTTAAAAACAAAAATAGAAGAAGGAAAGGAATCGGCTTATTTTTCTAAAGAGCTTATAAGGCTCCGCTTCGATGTTCCTGTCGAAAAAGACTTAAACGCCTACTCTACTTCGCAAATGGACTATGAGGCGGCTGCCCGTCTTTTTATAAGCGAAGAGCTTCCCAATATTGCAAAACTATATTCCGAAAAAATAATTGCCGAAAAAAATGCTCCATCTTCAAAAGAAAACTTAAAACAAGAGACCGGTCTTTTTGAAAATTCGGAACAAACTTCTCCCGAAATGCTCCCGCAAGAATTAGGAACAGGAGAAGAAATCTCCCTTCCTCAAAATAAAGGTGATTACAAACTTGTAGACGAAGCGGAAGAACTTTTTAAAATAGTAGACGAAGCCTTAAAACAGGGCCTTGCATCATACGACTGTGAAACCACAAGTGAAGATCCCCTAAATGCAGAAGTCTGCGGCTTCTCCCTTGCCCTAAAAGAAGGAGAGGCCTATTATTTCCCCTTAAAGGCACCCTGTCCCGAACTTGGAGAGGAAGCTCCAAAACTCATAGCCTTTAAGGATGCTAAAAAGGCCGTAACAAAGCTCTTTGACTCAAAGATGACCCTCATAATGCATAACGGCAAATTCGATATTCAGGCAGCCCTTTCATCAAAACTTGCGAGCGGCATTTCGGCAAATCTTTTTGACACGATGATAGCCGCATGGCTTTTAGACCCTGCCCGCTCTTCTTACGGAATGGATAAACTTGCAGAAAGTATTTTAGGCGTAAAAACCATAAGGTTTAAAGACCTTGTAAAGCAGGGACAAAACTTTTCGGATATTCCATTAAAAGAAGCCTGTCCCTATGCTGCAGAAGATGCCGACATAACATTCCGCTTTTATAAAAAATTCTTACCCCTCTTAAAAAAGAATAATTTGGAAAAACTTTTCTTTGACCTTGAAATGCCCATCACAAAACTTTTAACCGAGATGGAAATAAAGGGTATCTTTTTAAAGGGAGAAGAACTTACGGCCTACTCAAAAGAATTGGGAAAAGAACTTGAAGATTGCGAAAAGGATATTTACCGCCTCGTGGGCCATGAGTTTAATATAGCCTCCCCTAAACAGCTTCAAGAAGTTTTATTTGAAGAAAGAAAACTTACCCCCGGCAAAAAAACTAAGACGGGGTATTCTACGGATACTTCGGTCCTTGAAAACCTTGCTTCGGAAGATCCCGTACCTGCAAAAATCTTGGATTACAGGGCTCTTGCAAAGTTAAAATCCACATACACCGATACCCTTCCCAAGATGACGGACAAAAACGGAAGAATCCATACAAGTTTTATTCAAACGGGAACAGCCACAGGCCGTCTTTCAAGCCGAGACCCCAATTTACAAAATATCCCCATACGCGGAAACGAGGGGCGGAAGATAAGGGAAGCCTTTCAGGCGGAAAAGGGGCGGGTTCTTATTTCTGCAGATTATTCGCAGATTGAGCTTGTAATCCTTGCTCATCTTTCAAAAGATCAAAACCTAGTAGAAGCCTTTAATACGGGAATAGACGTTCACGCCAAGACTGCAAGCCTAATCTTTGCCGTAGACATAAAAGATGTAAGTCAGGATATGAGACGCATAGCAAAGACCATAAACTTCGGCGTAATGTACGGCATGAGCGCCTTCCGCCTTGCTTCTTCTTTAAGAATTCCTCGAAAAAGAGCTGATGAGTTTATAAAGGCTTATTTTGCCACATACTCGGGCGTATCCGGCTTTATGGCAAATGTTTGTCAAGAAGCCGAACAAAGAGGCTATGTAGAAACCTTAATGGGAAGAAGGCGTTATCTTCCGGCTATAAACAGTAAAAACAAGGTAGAAAAGGCGGGGGCCGAACGCATTGCGGTAAACACCCCGATTCAGGGCACGGCCGCCGATATAGTAAAACTTGCAATGCTTGAAGTCGATAAAGCCTTAAAAAAACAAAAACTTGATGCTTCCATACTTTTGCAGGTTCATGATGAGCTTATAATAGAGGCAGCCGAATCTGAAAGAGAAAAAGTCATGTCCCTCGTAAAAGAAAAAATGGAAGGCGTAATCAAACTTTCGGTACCCTTAAGGGTAAGTATTGAATCGGGAATGAGCTGGGGAGAGTTCCACTAA
- the gcvT gene encoding glycine cleavage system aminomethyltransferase GcvT, which translates to MKRTPYYETLLAKGGKFVEFGGYEMPIQFAGILKEHLAVRNNVGLFDVSHMGEFYIEGDNAEAAVNALITNDIRGMADGDVRYTLMCNEKGGIVDDFLVYRYNQKKFLLVVNAGNHDKDYDWVKKHLDKSVTFTDRSSEIAQLAIQGPNAPAVVKKFIAPSAMPSAYYTFKTFQCPKGEVIVSQTGYTGEDGYEIYCPKEWALELFNQVMKAGEEFGIELCGLGCRDTLRLEAGMPLYGHEMTEETLATEVTLKPFIKLEKEDFIGKKALETNEAKKIRKGFKMIDRGIARDHDKVFLGDKEIGYVTTGTSSPSLKVGIGHMRIDRGIKDEEVLIEVRGKKLKAKIVPTSFLKEIKG; encoded by the coding sequence ATGAAAAGAACACCCTATTATGAAACCTTGCTCGCTAAAGGCGGCAAGTTTGTTGAGTTCGGCGGATATGAAATGCCCATTCAGTTTGCCGGTATCTTAAAAGAGCATCTTGCAGTTCGCAATAATGTAGGACTTTTTGATGTTTCACATATGGGAGAGTTTTATATTGAAGGCGACAATGCCGAAGCTGCCGTAAATGCCCTTATTACAAACGATATTCGCGGAATGGCTGACGGAGATGTACGCTACACCCTTATGTGTAACGAAAAGGGCGGAATCGTAGATGACTTCCTTGTTTACCGCTATAATCAAAAGAAATTCCTTTTGGTTGTAAATGCCGGAAACCATGACAAAGATTATGACTGGGTAAAAAAGCATTTGGATAAGAGCGTTACCTTTACTGACCGATCTTCCGAAATTGCCCAGCTTGCAATTCAAGGCCCCAATGCTCCTGCTGTGGTAAAAAAGTTTATTGCTCCTTCTGCAATGCCCTCCGCTTACTACACCTTTAAGACCTTCCAGTGCCCCAAGGGAGAAGTAATCGTTTCTCAGACAGGTTATACCGGTGAAGACGGTTACGAAATCTACTGCCCCAAAGAATGGGCTCTTGAGCTTTTCAATCAAGTTATGAAAGCAGGAGAAGAATTCGGAATAGAGCTTTGCGGTTTAGGCTGCCGAGACACCTTGCGCCTTGAAGCCGGTATGCCCTTGTACGGCCATGAAATGACCGAAGAAACCTTGGCAACCGAAGTAACATTAAAGCCCTTTATCAAACTTGAAAAAGAAGACTTTATCGGTAAAAAAGCTCTTGAAACCAACGAAGCCAAAAAAATCCGAAAAGGCTTTAAGATGATTGACAGAGGTATTGCCCGCGATCATGACAAAGTTTTCTTAGGCGACAAGGAAATCGGTTATGTTACAACCGGAACTTCTTCACCCTCATTAAAAGTCGGTATCGGACATATGAGAATCGATAGAGGCATTAAAGATGAAGAAGTCCTTATCGAAGTACGAGGTAAAAAACTAAAGGCTAAAATCGTGCCTACGAGCTTCTTAAAAGAAATTAAGGGCTAA
- the lpdA gene encoding dihydrolipoyl dehydrogenase gives MYDLIVLGGGPGGYVAAIKAGRAGLKTALIEKNRLGGTCLNKGCIPTKYLLHTAEVFGSFAENDLGLSGENLKYDIKAIYEKKNAVVDKLVGGIEKLIENAGVDFYNGEGKITSKSSVSVNGKELEFKNLIIATGSSVFAPPIAGIETAMTSDDILGKEPVDFKSVIIIGGGVIGIEFATVYANLGKEVTIVELEKTILPPFDRDIAMQQAIVLKKRGVKIINGAMVTKIEKTGCTFTLKEKEESITADAVIVCIGRIAEIKDIGLDSAGIEYDKRGIITDACMKTNVEGIYAIGDAVKGNVMLAHNAENQGHLVVENIVNNTKHEKQDVIPSCVYSTPEIAGVGLSEKEAEAKGITVKIGKVPMGSNGKSVLSGLDVGFIKVLFNEEDRIVGCQMMCDSATDMIGAIGTLVTNKAKRENILKSMYPHPTVVEAFYEAVEDVEKSATHMIYKK, from the coding sequence ATGTATGATTTAATTGTTTTGGGCGGTGGCCCGGGCGGCTATGTTGCGGCCATAAAAGCTGGAAGGGCAGGGCTAAAAACCGCTCTTATCGAAAAAAACAGGCTTGGAGGAACTTGTTTGAACAAGGGCTGTATTCCGACAAAATATCTTCTTCACACAGCCGAGGTCTTTGGAAGTTTTGCCGAAAACGATCTCGGTCTTTCAGGTGAAAACTTAAAATACGATATTAAGGCCATCTACGAGAAAAAAAATGCTGTTGTGGATAAACTTGTAGGCGGTATCGAAAAACTCATTGAAAACGCCGGCGTTGATTTTTATAACGGGGAAGGCAAAATCACTTCAAAATCTTCCGTAAGTGTAAATGGAAAAGAGCTTGAATTTAAAAACCTCATCATCGCAACAGGTTCTTCTGTTTTTGCTCCTCCGATAGCCGGAATAGAAACTGCTATGACATCTGACGATATTTTAGGAAAAGAGCCTGTCGATTTTAAGAGCGTCATCATCATAGGCGGCGGTGTTATAGGCATTGAGTTTGCCACAGTCTATGCAAATTTAGGTAAGGAAGTAACCATCGTCGAACTCGAAAAAACAATTCTTCCTCCCTTTGATAGGGATATTGCAATGCAGCAGGCCATTGTTTTAAAAAAGAGGGGAGTAAAAATAATAAACGGAGCCATGGTAACCAAAATCGAAAAAACGGGCTGTACCTTTACCCTTAAAGAAAAAGAAGAAAGCATTACAGCCGATGCCGTAATCGTCTGTATCGGACGCATTGCCGAAATAAAGGATATCGGTCTTGATTCTGCCGGAATCGAATACGATAAACGGGGCATAATTACCGATGCCTGCATGAAAACTAATGTCGAAGGTATTTATGCCATTGGAGACGCAGTAAAGGGAAATGTAATGCTTGCCCACAATGCCGAAAATCAAGGTCATCTGGTTGTCGAAAATATTGTAAACAATACTAAACACGAAAAACAAGATGTTATTCCTTCCTGTGTATATTCCACACCGGAGATTGCAGGAGTCGGTCTTTCCGAAAAAGAGGCTGAAGCCAAAGGAATTACCGTAAAAATCGGAAAAGTTCCAATGGGTTCAAACGGAAAATCGGTGCTTTCAGGCTTGGATGTAGGCTTTATTAAGGTTCTGTTTAATGAAGAAGACAGGATTGTAGGCTGTCAGATGATGTGCGATTCGGCTACCGATATGATAGGTGCCATAGGAACTCTTGTAACAAACAAGGCTAAGAGGGAAAATATCTTAAAATCCATGTATCCTCATCCTACGGTAGTAGAAGCCTTTTATGAGGCTGTAGAAGATGTCGAAAAGTCGGCTACCCACATGATCTATAAAAAATAA
- the gcvH gene encoding glycine cleavage system protein GcvH, which produces MEIKEDVKYLESHEWFKKEGNIGIIGISDYAQSEMGDVVFIELPEVGDEVTADKACATVESVKAVFEIISPMTGKVVEINEELLDAPEKINEDAFGSWFFKVELKGESSKLMDAGKYKGLCK; this is translated from the coding sequence ATGGAAATTAAAGAAGATGTAAAATACTTGGAATCACACGAATGGTTCAAGAAAGAAGGAAACATCGGTATTATCGGTATCAGTGATTATGCCCAAAGCGAAATGGGAGATGTCGTATTCATCGAGCTTCCTGAAGTAGGGGATGAAGTTACAGCTGACAAGGCCTGTGCTACGGTAGAATCCGTAAAGGCAGTTTTCGAAATCATCAGCCCCATGACAGGAAAGGTTGTTGAAATAAACGAAGAGCTTTTAGATGCTCCCGAAAAAATCAATGAAGATGCCTTCGGTTCTTGGTTCTTTAAGGTAGAACTTAAGGGAGAATCTTCAAAATTAATGGATGCAGGTAAATACAAAGGTCTCTGCAAATAA
- a CDS encoding HpcH/HpaI aldolase/citrate lyase family protein → MKNRRSMLFMPGNNPGMLVSADILGADSIIYDLEDAVSLDEKDSARTLVRNALSFLKFTHSEITVRINPIDSPYWEKDLEAIIPVLPDGIVIPKASVDAVHSVEQKINEIKKAHNITKNFSFLMLVESARGIMDVNSIAKASSLIQGLLLGGEDYSVDMGIQRTRLSKELEYARFSLTTAAHAYGLDSLDTPFTDVEDFEGLRLDTAFSKSIGFSGRLVINPRQVEEIHKIFSPSSAEIERAEAILQAAEEAKQKGLGVFSFKGKMVDLPVIKRAQALYDSAKNWGLIK, encoded by the coding sequence ATGAAAAATAGAAGAAGTATGCTTTTTATGCCCGGTAATAATCCGGGAATGTTGGTATCGGCCGATATTTTGGGAGCGGATTCCATCATTTACGATTTGGAAGATGCCGTTTCCCTTGATGAAAAAGACTCGGCCCGTACTCTGGTGCGGAATGCTCTTTCCTTTTTAAAGTTTACCCATTCCGAAATAACTGTAAGAATAAACCCCATCGACTCCCCTTATTGGGAAAAGGACTTGGAGGCAATTATCCCCGTTCTTCCCGATGGAATCGTAATTCCTAAGGCTTCGGTCGATGCCGTTCACTCGGTTGAGCAAAAAATAAACGAGATAAAAAAGGCTCACAATATCACTAAGAATTTCAGCTTTCTTATGCTGGTAGAATCAGCCCGCGGAATTATGGATGTAAATTCGATAGCCAAGGCCTCATCGCTGATTCAAGGCCTTCTTTTAGGCGGCGAAGATTATTCGGTCGATATGGGGATTCAGCGTACCCGTCTTTCAAAAGAACTGGAATACGCCCGCTTTAGTTTGACGACAGCCGCCCATGCCTATGGTTTGGACTCCCTTGATACCCCCTTTACGGATGTAGAAGACTTTGAGGGCCTAAGGCTCGATACGGCCTTTAGTAAGAGCATAGGATTTTCGGGCCGCTTGGTTATCAATCCGCGTCAGGTCGAAGAGATTCATAAAATATTTTCTCCTTCAAGTGCCGAAATTGAAAGAGCCGAGGCTATTTTACAGGCTGCGGAAGAAGCCAAACAAAAGGGCTTAGGCGTATTCAGCTTTAAGGGAAAGATGGTCGACTTACCGGTTATCAAGAGGGCTCAAGCTCTTTATGATTCTGCCAAAAACTGGGGCTTGATAAAATAG
- the citF gene encoding citrate lyase subunit alpha: protein MNNILGREGLDNPFKGAFVNKKNAKYELTKNVKPAFGKNVSQALDEFKLHDGMVISFHHHLRNGDYVLDMVMREIKKRGIKDLTVMASSIFPCHEILVELMEDGTVTQLMTSYMSGPVAKAVSYGKCKKPVIMTTHGGRPRMILEKEVTIDAAFLASPCVDDQGNISGSEGRSFCGSLGYAVADAQMAKKTIAITDTRVSKVKRADIEGRFVDMVVEVDKIGDPAGIVSGTTQITKDPIGLKIARDCRTLIEHSGLFKNGFSMQTGAGGISLAVADEMHRAMKEKNIKGSFGCGGITGYFVKMLEEGLFEDLYDVQCFDLSAVDSIEKNANHHKISADLYANPNNPDHVAGKLDVVILGASEIDLDYNVNVTTGSDGIILGGSGGHADTAAGAKLSIIVSKLFNARISCLVDKVRTVTTPGETIDVFVTDRGIAINPRHADLIKKLKAETNLEIKTIEELKEIAESFTGKPQVKPRSGEVVGISTYRDGTVLDVINKV from the coding sequence ATGAATAACATACTTGGAAGAGAAGGCTTGGACAATCCTTTTAAGGGAGCCTTTGTAAATAAAAAAAATGCAAAATATGAGCTTACAAAAAATGTAAAACCCGCCTTCGGGAAAAACGTATCCCAAGCCCTTGATGAGTTCAAACTCCATGACGGAATGGTTATAAGTTTTCATCATCACCTTAGAAACGGCGACTATGTTCTTGATATGGTAATGAGGGAAATTAAAAAAAGAGGAATCAAAGATTTGACCGTAATGGCTTCTTCGATTTTCCCCTGCCATGAGATTTTGGTTGAACTTATGGAAGACGGAACTGTTACCCAACTTATGACATCCTATATGTCAGGGCCTGTTGCAAAGGCTGTAAGTTACGGTAAGTGTAAAAAGCCCGTAATTATGACTACCCACGGCGGACGCCCCAGAATGATTTTAGAAAAAGAGGTTACGATAGACGCTGCCTTTTTAGCCTCGCCCTGTGTAGACGATCAAGGAAATATTTCAGGCTCCGAAGGAAGGTCATTTTGCGGTTCCTTAGGTTATGCCGTAGCCGATGCTCAAATGGCAAAAAAAACTATAGCCATTACCGATACAAGGGTTTCAAAAGTTAAAAGAGCAGACATTGAAGGCCGTTTTGTAGACATGGTGGTAGAGGTAGATAAAATAGGAGACCCTGCAGGTATTGTAAGCGGAACAACTCAGATTACAAAAGATCCGATCGGCTTAAAGATAGCCCGCGACTGCCGCACTCTTATTGAACACTCAGGCCTTTTTAAGAACGGCTTTAGTATGCAGACCGGAGCAGGCGGTATTTCCCTTGCTGTTGCAGACGAAATGCACCGAGCAATGAAAGAAAAAAACATAAAGGGAAGTTTCGGCTGCGGCGGAATTACAGGCTATTTTGTAAAGATGCTTGAAGAAGGCCTTTTTGAAGATCTTTATGATGTTCAGTGCTTTGACCTTTCGGCCGTAGACTCTATCGAAAAAAATGCAAACCATCACAAGATTTCAGCCGACCTTTATGCAAACCCTAACAATCCCGACCATGTTGCAGGAAAGCTTGATGTCGTTATCCTCGGTGCGAGCGAAATAGATTTGGACTATAACGTAAATGTAACCACCGGTTCCGATGGGATTATATTGGGCGGTTCGGGAGGACATGCCGATACGGCAGCCGGAGCAAAACTTTCGATAATCGTTTCAAAGCTATTTAATGCCCGCATTTCTTGTCTCGTCGATAAGGTCCGCACTGTAACCACTCCGGGAGAAACAATCGATGTTTTTGTTACTGACAGAGGTATTGCAATTAATCCGCGCCATGCAGATTTAATTAAAAAGCTGAAGGCGGAAACAAATCTTGAAATTAAAACCATCGAAGAATTAAAAGAAATTGCAGAATCCTTTACGGGAAAACCCCAAGTTAAGCCCCGTTCCGGCGAAGTGGTGGGAATAAGCACCTACCGTGACGGCACCGTTTTGGATGTCATAAATAAGGTTTAA
- the coaE gene encoding dephospho-CoA kinase (Dephospho-CoA kinase (CoaE) performs the final step in coenzyme A biosynthesis.), producing the protein MDSVLNGRQSRQSLDAPSEPILIGLSGPSCSGKNTASTILQDYGFYCIDADAVSRKVFTEHEKEILNLFQAEAEKRGINLKNENGIDKKAFALLVFSDEELLKKHEAFILPIIEEKIWEEIKRAFTEKPERPILLNAPTLHKTSFIKKCLFILYIDAPFILRLIRAKKRDRLPLKNIWLRFSKQKKFFSQYFFLNADTIVVKNFWSSASLKRKLLQEVKKRGF; encoded by the coding sequence ATGGATAGTGTTCTAAACGGCAGACAAAGCCGGCAAAGCCTCGATGCGCCCTCAGAACCGATTTTAATAGGGCTTTCAGGGCCTTCTTGTTCGGGTAAAAACACGGCAAGTACTATTTTACAAGACTACGGGTTTTATTGTATTGATGCCGATGCCGTTTCAAGAAAAGTTTTTACAGAACATGAAAAAGAAATTTTAAATCTCTTTCAAGCCGAGGCTGAAAAACGAGGCATAAATTTAAAAAATGAAAATGGCATCGACAAAAAAGCATTTGCCCTCTTGGTCTTTTCGGATGAAGAACTTTTAAAAAAACATGAAGCCTTTATTCTCCCCATAATCGAAGAAAAAATATGGGAGGAAATTAAAAGGGCATTTACCGAAAAACCTGAGCGCCCCATTCTTTTAAATGCCCCTACCCTTCACAAGACGAGCTTTATAAAAAAATGCCTCTTTATATTGTACATAGATGCACCTTTTATTTTAAGGCTTATAAGGGCAAAAAAAAGAGACAGGCTGCCTTTAAAAAATATTTGGTTAAGATTTTCAAAACAAAAGAAATTCTTTTCTCAATACTTTTTTTTAAATGCCGATACAATAGTAGTAAAGAACTTTTGGTCTTCTGCAAGTTTAAAAAGAAAACTATTGCAGGAAGTTAAAAAAAGAGGTTTTTGA
- a CDS encoding BrnA antitoxin family protein — translation MNTIVTMTLDDLKKTPLTEEEKQTIRKAKSIPTDDCPKQSKEELAKFRPWYEVHQKSETSIKIDADVLEWFKAQGKGYKTKINAVLRSYAFG, via the coding sequence ATGAATACTATAGTAACTATGACATTAGATGATTTAAAGAAAACTCCGCTCACCGAAGAAGAAAAACAAACTATCCGAAAGGCAAAGTCTATACCTACTGATGACTGCCCCAAACAATCTAAAGAGGAGCTTGCTAAATTCAGGCCATGGTATGAAGTACATCAAAAAAGTGAAACTAGTATTAAAATAGATGCTGATGTATTGGAATGGTTTAAAGCTCAAGGTAAAGGCTATAAAACAAAAATCAATGCTGTTTTACGCTCTTACGCGTTCGGCTGA